The Acropora muricata isolate sample 2 unplaced genomic scaffold, ASM3666990v1 scaffold_754, whole genome shotgun sequence genome segment GATCAATATAAGTAAAGCTCGCCCACCTAATGATACGAAATATATGCCATTGTTGCTTTCAAGAGGAAGCCATTGACTTGTCAAACTACTCTTAGACAAGTTCAATAACAGTAATGTTTCTTTTCCGCACTATTGACCAGGAACTTACGGTCGTTATCAGCTATTTTTAACAGAAATAATAGCTTTATCATAGCCTACTATTATAGATTCTTTCAAATGCTGTCTTGAATTTCTTGGGCTTTGGTGCCACAACAGCTGCAAAAAAGACAATCCAAGACAATGGTGACTATAGCACACTGTTGGTGAATCCTGTCATATAATGATTTAATTACCCAGACAATACATCAACCCAGTACTTCACAATGGGCAGGGGTTGGGGCAGTTACCTAACAGCCTTCAAATCACACGGGTAAATGATGGATGTAAATTTTCAGTGCAAGACTATAACACTACAAATGTTACCTTTGTTTCCAAAAGGCCCACTCAAGTGCAGCCGGCTTCCTTAACAACACCTGAATTCATGCCAAATGCGACAAAGAATGCTACATCAACGGTGAGAATCTTTTGGTCAATTTCTCGATCTACCAACCTTTCTTCTTCCGTTTCACTGGAGTAAGTTGCTGAGATGAAGGAGAAGATCGACCATTTGTCCCACTATCAAAACCAAAGAGTTCCTCTAATTTGTTGCCTGGAGCTGGAAAGTGCTTTTTGATTAAAGATTGCAACACCCCCCTGggagaaaagagaaagagaaggacAAAATCAGAAAGAATGTAAAAGGCAGATTCATCACAAAAATTTGATATGGAAGGCGTTGATAAGGGTCAGATTACGTTTCGAGTGTTTCCTTCACAGCATCGAAAATGAGCTAACGCTTCCTTATTTTCTTATgctggtaatttgacctttatcagctcgtttgatacATAGAGAATAGTATATAAATCCGCGGAGAAAAGGGATTTCTCCTCAAATATATATCGAATGGGATGTCCTATCACATTCTCTGACGTCTTTCTGTGTGCCTAAGGTATGAAACAGAAGTCTTACTTTGCAGTGGAAACGAAGTCTGTTAGATCTCCCCCGCTCTCTTCCAGCTGTTCAAGTGTTCTCGCTTCCCCAGTTGACTGAAGCCCTACAATAACGCACTGGAAAGCCAAAAGTGACAAAGTCAcgatgtacacaaagtacagtaCCCTGGAAACTACACCAAAGCTTTGTTTTTTCCGTCACCACGCAAACTCATAGATTCAAAAAGGTTATGAGGAAATACGTTACGAGGTTACGCTATGAGGAGTGGAAGTGGCCAGAGGACACTGCAGACATTGTTCCCGATAAGTTGCTATCAAAAGTACTTTCCCAAATGAAAAACATGTACAATCACGGCACAATTTAATAAAACATATTTTAATACAATAGGCCAcgttcaaaaataccataataatttttgtttgtccctccaaaactTGGCATAagcattgcttttattttcttttctttttttttttttatttagcttaAACCAGGTTTTCTGGTAGGAATCCCGCAACAGcgtgagccaattactgcggtcccgtgaaggccagaccacaacaccgggaactccgtgccctactcttttacgaatagtgtgtgggttctttaacgtcccacagttgtttttttatgacaagggttgtgagacgggacctccggcttatagtccttatcggagaagacttgaaagtctaaccatctGCTGATGTAGTTACAAAGGCAGCaatttctactcagttatttcaagaccctgagtgttggtccggccggagtcgaactcacaacctcccgcatgacaacccgatgctaaACCAACTGAGCAACCGGTGCAAATGAACAGAGAAAGCACTTTTTATGAGCCAAGCTGTCTTCTTAAGCAATAGACTACTCTTTCAATAAACTTCCCGGCGTCAAAAACCCACGCGGGACGTGAGGAAAACATGAGGAAAAGCTTTTGAATGACGAGCCAGTGCTTGCTCTGTTGTTTCTATAAAACAGTTGTATGTAGTAGCAAGAAGTTTGAAGATGGTTTTAAACGCTGTGATGAAGGTTTGTCTTCTCATTACATTCCTCATGACAGTCAATGATGAAAGTAGGAGCTAACCGATGCGATACAATAAACCAAGGGTTTTTTGACCAATGACAACGTGCGAAGTAACTCACTTATTTGATATGGAGTACAACTCTGATTGGTAGTAATCCTTCGACGTGGGCGCTGATTGGTTGCATTTACTTTGAGAGAAAACCACTTTAATCTGCGTAACTATGATACGATAATTTACACGTTGCAGCAAATATGTCATAAAAGAGGTGTCCTTCTGACTCATTAAGAAAGGAACACTTACTTTTCCATGATCAATAGCTTCTTTGGCAATGTCAACAACATTTCCCACCTTGGATGCAATACACAAGTATTTGAAAAACCTCTGAagttaaataaagaaaacacgctATTGCAGAATGCATTACTGGGGCGAACCAGTGAATGGAGATAAAAGCATAGAGACCATAAATTTCCATTATAAACAAGCTGAGTCGGGTCGCCTATTGCCGATATTGGTGGCGATGACGTCGATAACGACACTAATTATTACTGTTATCGTCATCATGATAATCACAATCATTATGATTGTACTAACCTGGTGTGCAGACCAGAATTGGCCCCAAATGGTTTTCTTAGCTCTGCCATCAGCTCCCATTAATTCTGCTGCTTGTTCAAATTTTTCTCTGGCCTCAATCCACTATACAAGAAGCAAATTTGCTGTGCTTAATTGCAACATCTTGCAAATGAAAACTGCCATATCTCAAGCGCAGTAACATGACTAACAGGCAAATGAGACACACAGACAAGACAAGATCTCCCAATTGTACAGTGCTCTGCCACAGTATCAGgataagaaaaacaaacaaaaaatgaatgcaCATGCAGGTtgggtggcagggttggcctagtggtgagagcacttgccttccaccaatgtggcccgggttcgatatcactcggcgtcatacgtggattgagtttgttggttctctactctgctatgagaggttttcccctctcaccaaaaaccaacatttgatttgatctatttgtagaaagacggttgtaaattagtgatttaatgttgatttgatttcctttcaatagtaattgtaaaccgccatgagaagagatatgtgcggtatataatacacacattacattacattacattacaggGTTCTGGCAATGGTGAGCAACAATGAATCTACAGTGCACATGAAATAAAGCTCAACTACTGTAAATACTGTAACATGATTTCCCTGGGAACTTTGGAAAATAGttattacaacaacaacaacaacaacaaaataattaatgttcataataattttacaaaaaaacagTAACAATCCACAAATTGACAGCATTGCAAGTAAAGAAGATATggaaagtaaaatgaatttaaaccaTCTCTATTAACACACGTTCCACTTACAAGTTTCACTGAATCATTGTACATGTCAATGAAATCCAATGACAATGGCAACTCCTTGATGTCAAAAGTTACACCAGCAAAGCTCAGTTGACGCGTCATGTACATGCCACGAAGCTGAAGAGGAATTTAATGACCAGGATCCagttaaaaaaatattcaaagaaaattaacgtttaagtgctactatgatcaaatttttacctcttgatttttaaGATGTATCgtatagaattctatgaaagaatgaaaacgccgtttaccgtttgcaaatacctacattagttccggagatattcaagtttgaaaaacgcgtaaattatgcaaa includes the following:
- the LOC136907742 gene encoding protein strawberry notch homolog 1-like isoform X1, translating into MAYMSRLGIWGPGTPFREFSDFIQAVEKRGVGAMEIVAMDMKLRGMYMTRQLSFAGVTFDIKELPLSLDFIDMYNDSVKLWIEAREKFEQAAELMGADGRAKKTIWGQFWSAHQRFFKYLCIASKVGNVVDIAKEAIDHGKCVIVGLQSTGEARTLEQLEESGGDLTDFVSTAKGVLQSLIKKHFPAPGNKLEELFGFDSGTNGRSSPSSQQLTPVKRKKKAVVAPKPKKFKTAFERIYNISTSESDSDDSGKGTSSMQDEGLMNTVKEEESLTADSGESTAGEDDFNTFGNSGSEDEDPWLHRKSKKGSRGKSLTGSPDIFAADPTSNGLAAAGLKVSNMSWSIPSQQETARQINGINYSRNSPLGNDSLSTTPRSQNSKDRFE
- the LOC136907742 gene encoding protein strawberry notch homolog 1-like isoform X3; translated protein: MYMTRQLSFAGVTFDIKELPLSLDFIDMYNDSVKLWIEAREKFEQAAELMGADGRAKKTIWGQFWSAHQRFFKYLCIASKVGNVVDIAKEAIDHGKCVIVGLQSTGEARTLEQLEESGGDLTDFVSTAKGVLQSLIKKHFPAPGNKLEELFGFDSGTNGRSSPSSQQLTPVKRKKKAVVAPKPKKFKTAFERIYNISTSESDSDDSGKGTSSMQDEGLMNTVKEEESLTADSGESTAGEDDFNTFGNSGSEDEDPWLHRKSKKGSRGKSLTGSPDIFAADPTSNGLAAAGLKVSNMSWSIPSQQETARQINGINYSRNSPLGNDSLSTTPRSQNSKDRFE